A genome region from Halorussus pelagicus includes the following:
- a CDS encoding acyltransferase has translation MGHRHRADARPPRIGDRATIRSGTIVYADVEIGDDFTTGHDALVREDTRVGDDVVVGTNTVIDGTTTVGSHVSLQTGVYVPTNTTIGSEVFVGPNAVLTNDAYPIREEYDLAGPTLEDHVSVGANATLLPSVTVGEGSFVAAGAVVTEDVPPETLAVGAPAEFRELPAALKGGNRIA, from the coding sequence GTGGGCCACCGCCACCGCGCTGACGCCCGACCGCCCCGAATCGGCGACCGAGCGACGATTCGCTCGGGCACCATCGTCTACGCCGACGTGGAAATCGGCGACGACTTCACCACCGGACACGACGCGCTGGTCCGCGAGGACACCCGCGTCGGCGACGACGTGGTGGTCGGCACCAACACCGTTATCGACGGAACGACGACCGTCGGTTCGCACGTCAGCCTTCAGACCGGCGTCTACGTGCCGACGAACACGACCATCGGCTCGGAGGTGTTCGTCGGGCCGAACGCAGTGCTGACCAACGACGCCTACCCCATCCGCGAGGAGTACGACCTCGCCGGGCCGACGCTCGAAGACCACGTCTCAGTGGGCGCGAACGCGACCCTACTCCCCAGCGTGACGGTGGGCGAAGGCTCGTTCGTCGCGGCCGGTGCGGTCGTGACCGAGGACGTGCCCCCCGAGACGCTGGCGGTGGGCGCGCCCGCCGAGTTCCGAGAGTTGCCCGCGGCGCTGAAAGGAGGGAATCGAATCGCATGA
- the glmM gene encoding phosphoglucosamine mutase: MFGTSGIRGRIGDEVTCDLALAVGRALASEGYDRVVVGRDARESGRMLADAAVSGVRECGADAIRIGEAATPTVARSVGWRDADAGLMLTASHNPAPDNGLKLWNPSGQAFDERQRETIAARVREENYDLRPWDDLGEVEAWDGATERHAAVLERSAASGSCSIVVDAGNGVGQVTAEALRRLGHDVRTLNDRPDGSFPVRPSEPTAENCRALADFVAATDADLGIAHDGDADRTRAVTESGEFVSGDCLLALFAREAATPGDEVAVPVDTSLAVADVLERQGASVSRTRVGDVYVAERATDSGVAFGGEPSGAWIWPDDTLCPDGPLAACRLAEMVARRGSLDRLVGEVESYPLRRGRVETDEKAAAMARVRERVRTEYDDVNALDGVRVETGDGWFLVRASGTQPLVRVTAEAREEGRTDRLFAAARSVVEEAIRAVERGGVAGNAERAN, translated from the coding sequence ATGTTCGGAACCAGCGGCATCCGCGGACGAATCGGCGACGAAGTGACCTGCGACCTCGCGCTCGCAGTCGGGCGCGCGCTCGCCAGCGAGGGCTACGACCGGGTGGTCGTCGGCAGAGACGCCCGCGAGAGCGGTCGGATGCTGGCCGACGCCGCGGTCTCGGGGGTGCGCGAGTGCGGCGCGGACGCGATTCGAATCGGCGAGGCGGCCACGCCGACCGTCGCCCGGAGCGTCGGGTGGCGCGACGCCGACGCGGGCCTGATGCTGACCGCCAGCCACAACCCGGCCCCGGACAACGGGCTGAAGCTCTGGAACCCCTCGGGGCAGGCGTTCGACGAGCGCCAGCGCGAGACGATTGCGGCCCGCGTGCGCGAGGAGAACTACGACCTGCGACCGTGGGATGACCTCGGCGAGGTCGAGGCGTGGGACGGCGCAACCGAGCGCCATGCGGCGGTGCTGGAGCGGTCGGCGGCGTCCGGTAGTTGCTCGATAGTCGTGGACGCGGGCAACGGCGTCGGGCAGGTCACGGCCGAGGCGCTCCGGCGACTCGGCCACGACGTGCGGACGCTTAACGACCGACCGGATGGGTCGTTTCCCGTGCGGCCGAGCGAACCCACCGCCGAGAACTGCCGGGCGCTCGCGGACTTCGTGGCCGCGACCGACGCCGACCTCGGTATCGCCCACGACGGGGACGCCGACCGGACGCGCGCCGTCACCGAGTCTGGCGAATTCGTCTCGGGCGACTGCCTGCTCGCGCTGTTCGCTCGGGAGGCCGCCACTCCCGGCGACGAGGTGGCCGTCCCGGTTGACACGAGTCTCGCAGTCGCCGACGTGCTCGAACGACAGGGGGCGTCGGTCTCGCGGACGCGCGTGGGTGACGTGTACGTCGCCGAGCGCGCGACCGACTCGGGGGTCGCGTTCGGCGGCGAACCCAGCGGCGCGTGGATCTGGCCCGACGATACGCTCTGTCCGGACGGCCCGCTGGCGGCCTGTCGGCTGGCGGAGATGGTCGCTCGCCGGGGGTCGCTCGACCGACTCGTCGGCGAGGTCGAAAGCTACCCCCTCCGGCGCGGGAGGGTCGAGACCGACGAGAAGGCCGCCGCGATGGCGCGGGTCCGCGAGCGAGTCCGCACGGAGTACGACGACGTGAACGCCCTCGACGGCGTGCGCGTCGAAACCGGCGATGGATGGTTTCTCGTGCGCGCGAGTGGGACCCAACCGCTGGTCAGGGTGACCGCCGAAGCGAGAGAAGAGGGGCGGACCGACCGACTGTTCGCGGCGGCTAGAAGCGTCGTGGAGGAGGCGATTCGCGCGGTCGAACGCGGCGGCGTGGCGGGGAACGCCGAGCGCGCGAACTGA
- a CDS encoding GNAT family N-acetyltransferase, with the protein MSVTIEQQGITVGRAEAFEHHDWNDLVERSPQTTPFHYRESLAVQADHADADCHLLVGYKGHEPVGVFPVFEKRKGGMAMAFSPAPGLWVSYLGPALLNHRKLKRRKRERRNKRFVSGCLDWIDRELGPKYIQIRPGPDYRDVRPFDWHEFDIDVRHTYSVDLTPCEEEVLMSFSGDARNNIRTEGDYRIYEGSTDEIRAIISQVRARHDEQGESYGVTPRFVVDLYERLPDGVVRPYACEIDGRIAGGMVAVESGDTMYRWQGGAKHDADLPVNDLVDWAIVTDAMERGVERYDLVGANEERLCGYKAKFGPELRSYYTMESGTAVTNALSSVYKKFR; encoded by the coding sequence ATGAGCGTAACAATCGAACAGCAGGGTATCACTGTCGGACGTGCGGAAGCATTCGAACACCACGACTGGAACGACCTCGTCGAGCGGTCCCCCCAGACCACCCCGTTCCACTACCGGGAGTCGCTAGCGGTGCAGGCGGACCACGCCGACGCCGACTGCCACCTCCTCGTGGGCTACAAGGGCCACGAACCGGTCGGCGTGTTTCCGGTCTTCGAGAAGCGCAAGGGAGGGATGGCGATGGCGTTCTCGCCCGCGCCGGGCCTGTGGGTATCGTATCTTGGTCCCGCACTCCTGAATCACCGAAAGCTCAAGCGCCGGAAGCGCGAGCGCCGGAACAAGCGCTTCGTAAGCGGCTGTCTCGACTGGATAGACCGCGAACTCGGCCCGAAATACATCCAGATTCGGCCCGGCCCGGACTACCGAGACGTGCGCCCGTTCGACTGGCACGAGTTCGATATCGACGTGCGCCACACCTACTCGGTGGACCTCACCCCGTGCGAGGAGGAGGTGTTGATGTCGTTCTCCGGCGACGCCCGGAACAACATCCGGACCGAGGGCGACTACCGAATCTACGAGGGGAGCACCGACGAGATTCGGGCCATCATCTCGCAGGTCCGCGCTCGCCACGACGAACAGGGCGAGAGCTACGGCGTGACCCCGCGGTTCGTCGTGGACCTCTACGAGCGCCTGCCCGATGGCGTGGTCCGGCCCTACGCCTGCGAAATCGACGGGCGAATCGCGGGGGGGATGGTCGCCGTCGAGTCCGGCGACACGATGTATCGCTGGCAGGGCGGCGCGAAACACGACGCCGACCTGCCGGTCAACGACCTCGTGGACTGGGCCATCGTGACCGACGCGATGGAGCGCGGCGTCGAGCGCTACGACCTCGTGGGCGCGAACGAGGAACGACTCTGTGGCTACAAAGCCAAGTTCGGACCCGAACTCCGGTCGTACTACACGATGGAGTCGGGGACGGCCGTCACTAACGCCCTGTCGAGCGTCTACAAGAAGTTCCGGTAG
- a CDS encoding DUF7556 family protein, with translation MFAVDETDDERTTIIADVSNDEAYLAMPFEESNTLSQWR, from the coding sequence ATGTTCGCCGTTGACGAGACGGACGACGAGCGCACGACCATCATCGCCGACGTGTCGAACGACGAGGCGTATCTGGCGATGCCCTTCGAGGAATCGAACACGCTCTCGCAGTGGCGCTAA
- a CDS encoding metal-dependent hydrolase: MWPWEHLAVGYLCYSLSVRLSGRGAPRPWPVVALAVGTQFPDLVDKPLAWTVGVLPSGHSLAHSVFVALPVAALAVFVGAALGRRRNGATPRRDPTARDDSRAGVAFALGYLSHLPGDAFYPALVGSEPNYDFLLWPVVPVPASETSVGFAEMVRLLLGRYVERLARGELSPYLAVELGLLASVVALWVADGLPPLRWLWSRVVLGRSAEESP; the protein is encoded by the coding sequence ATGTGGCCGTGGGAACATCTCGCCGTCGGCTACCTCTGTTACTCGCTTTCGGTCCGACTGTCGGGCCGCGGAGCGCCGCGACCGTGGCCCGTCGTCGCGCTCGCGGTCGGCACGCAGTTTCCAGACCTCGTGGACAAGCCGCTGGCGTGGACGGTCGGCGTCCTTCCCTCGGGCCACTCGCTGGCCCACTCGGTGTTCGTCGCGCTCCCGGTCGCGGCGCTCGCGGTGTTCGTCGGCGCGGCGCTCGGACGACGGCGAAACGGCGCGACACCAAGACGAGACCCCACGGCGCGCGACGACTCGCGCGCCGGGGTGGCGTTCGCGCTCGGCTACCTCAGTCATCTACCGGGCGACGCCTTCTATCCCGCGCTGGTCGGCAGCGAACCGAACTACGACTTCCTGCTCTGGCCGGTCGTTCCGGTCCCGGCGAGCGAGACGAGCGTCGGGTTCGCCGAGATGGTCCGACTGCTGTTGGGTCGGTACGTCGAGCGACTGGCCCGCGGCGAACTGTCGCCGTACCTCGCGGTCGAACTCGGCCTGCTGGCGTCGGTGGTCGCGCTGTGGGTCGCCGACGGCCTGCCGCCGCTCCGGTGGCTCTGGTCGCGGGTCGTCCTCGGGCGTTCCGCCGAAGAATCGCCGTAG
- a CDS encoding methylglyoxal synthase — protein sequence MPRVALIAHDDEKPEIIDLANEYESSLSSFDLVATGTTGERIAAETDLEIERKESGPIGGDTQIGAEVVENRLDGIVFLRDPLTAQPHEPDIAALLRLCDVHDVPMATTRTSAEYLLDGLAAEK from the coding sequence ATGCCTCGCGTCGCACTCATCGCGCACGACGACGAAAAACCGGAGATAATCGACCTCGCCAACGAGTACGAGTCGTCACTCTCGTCGTTCGACCTCGTTGCGACCGGTACGACCGGCGAGCGAATCGCCGCGGAGACCGACCTCGAAATCGAGCGCAAGGAGTCGGGACCAATCGGCGGCGACACCCAAATCGGTGCGGAGGTCGTCGAGAACCGACTCGACGGCATCGTCTTCCTCCGGGACCCGCTGACCGCCCAACCCCACGAACCCGACATCGCGGCGCTCCTGCGGCTCTGCGACGTTCACGACGTGCCGATGGCGACGACGCGGACCTCCGCGGAGTACCTGCTGGACGGACTGGCCGCCGAGAAATAG
- a CDS encoding alkaline phosphatase family protein, translated as MFDRPQTNMDTLLVGVDAGCRPVLEPLFESGALPALSSVFESGVSGSLESQIPPWTPSAWPSLYTGVNPGKHGVFGFLAFDGYDWDVVNATNVRERTLWELLDDHGKSSVVVNAPVTHPPGEIDGAIVPGYTAPEDPDCHPDGLLADIRDEIGDYRVYAPRDADGPESVEWYEQLVEMRGEAFRYLADRFAPDFGFVQFQQTDTVFHERPGDDDAVRSVYEAVDREVGAILDECDPDTVVVASDHGMGEYTGREFRPNEFLRERGLVETTTEGAGMPSWSTIADNQLQDGETGRGDAEDDSSLLERAVAGLAGVGLTSQRVYNALGAVGLAEFAVRHVPTDVARAGSEQVDFSASKAYVRDRIELGVRVNLEGREPDGVVPEHQYDRLCDDLVDVLSRVETPEGTPVFERVARREDVFSGPYVEEAPDVVTVPREFDEFLSARVGDGQFAPPSEPYNHKRDGIVAISGDGVAPSADLSDAHLFDVAPTILATMGVPAADRMDGSVLPAVEAVGTKSHPAFDAGEQRATDDDTVEARLADLGYIE; from the coding sequence ATGTTTGACCGCCCGCAGACCAACATGGATACGCTTCTCGTGGGGGTGGACGCGGGGTGTCGGCCGGTCCTCGAACCCCTCTTCGAGTCCGGCGCGCTCCCCGCTCTCTCGTCAGTTTTCGAATCGGGGGTGTCCGGGTCGCTGGAGTCCCAGATTCCGCCGTGGACCCCGAGCGCGTGGCCGTCGCTCTACACTGGCGTCAACCCCGGCAAGCACGGAGTGTTCGGATTCCTCGCGTTCGACGGCTACGACTGGGACGTGGTGAACGCGACCAACGTCCGCGAACGAACTCTCTGGGAGCTACTGGACGACCACGGCAAATCGAGCGTCGTCGTCAACGCTCCGGTGACCCATCCGCCCGGCGAGATCGACGGCGCAATCGTGCCCGGTTACACCGCCCCGGAGGACCCCGACTGCCACCCCGACGGACTGCTGGCCGATATCCGCGACGAAATCGGCGACTATCGAGTGTACGCGCCCCGAGACGCCGACGGTCCTGAGAGCGTTGAGTGGTACGAGCAACTGGTGGAGATGCGCGGCGAGGCGTTTCGGTACCTCGCCGACCGGTTCGCCCCCGATTTCGGCTTCGTCCAGTTCCAGCAGACCGACACCGTCTTTCACGAGCGCCCCGGCGACGACGACGCGGTCCGGTCCGTCTACGAGGCGGTGGACCGAGAGGTCGGCGCGATTCTCGACGAGTGCGACCCCGACACCGTGGTCGTCGCCAGCGACCACGGCATGGGCGAGTACACCGGTCGGGAGTTCCGACCCAACGAATTCCTGCGCGAGCGGGGACTGGTCGAGACGACGACCGAGGGCGCGGGGATGCCTTCGTGGTCCACCATCGCCGACAATCAGTTACAGGACGGCGAGACCGGGAGAGGCGACGCCGAAGACGACTCGTCGCTCCTCGAACGCGCCGTGGCCGGACTCGCCGGGGTCGGTCTCACCAGCCAGCGCGTCTACAACGCGCTCGGCGCGGTGGGACTCGCGGAGTTCGCGGTCCGGCACGTTCCCACCGACGTTGCCCGTGCAGGCTCCGAGCAGGTCGATTTCTCGGCGTCGAAGGCCTACGTGCGCGACCGTATCGAACTCGGCGTCCGCGTGAATCTGGAGGGCCGGGAACCGGACGGCGTCGTGCCCGAACACCAGTACGACCGACTCTGCGACGATCTCGTTGACGTGCTATCCCGCGTCGAGACTCCCGAGGGAACCCCCGTGTTCGAGCGCGTCGCGCGCCGGGAGGACGTGTTCTCGGGTCCCTACGTCGAGGAGGCCCCGGACGTGGTTACGGTCCCGCGCGAGTTCGACGAGTTCCTCTCGGCGCGCGTCGGCGACGGTCAGTTCGCCCCGCCGAGCGAACCGTACAACCACAAGCGCGACGGCATCGTGGCGATTTCGGGCGACGGAGTAGCTCCGAGCGCGGACCTCTCGGACGCCCACCTCTTCGACGTGGCCCCCACGATTCTGGCGACGATGGGGGTTCCGGCGGCCGACCGGATGGACGGGTCGGTCCTCCCCGCGGTCGAGGCGGTCGGCACCAAATCGCACCCCGCGTTCGACGCGGGCGAACAACGAGCGACTGACGACGACACCGTCGAAGCGCGACTTGCGGACCTCGGCTACATCGAATGA
- a CDS encoding Gfo/Idh/MocA family protein: MTDRPTNRTDRTDDADGPTNAAVIGVGSMGRHHARAYSELPDVTLVGVYDVDDQQAREVAADHGARVLEMDALLGTADVVSIAVPTRFHADIARDCIDSGVDVLVEKPFVDDPAVGRELIARADDADVTIQVGHVERFNPAIRTLSDIVADLDVIAVEAERLGPPPEGRQIDESAVLDLMIHDIDVVLAMLGEDPESVTAHGVRNNQYATADLTFADGTVASLTASRVTQQRVRKLAITAESCRVNVDYIDRSIEIHRHSLPEYIEDNGDVRYRHESIVERPTVESGEPLKNELEAFVSAATGDADPVVSGEDGLKVLEVAREIHESAADERPETEVSVR; the protein is encoded by the coding sequence ATGACCGATAGACCGACCAATAGGACCGACCGGACCGACGACGCGGACGGCCCGACGAACGCCGCCGTCATCGGCGTCGGGAGCATGGGCAGACACCACGCGCGAGCGTACAGCGAACTGCCGGACGTGACCCTCGTCGGCGTCTACGACGTGGACGACCAACAGGCCCGCGAGGTCGCGGCCGACCACGGCGCGAGAGTGCTGGAGATGGACGCGCTCCTCGGGACGGCCGACGTTGTCTCCATCGCGGTGCCGACGCGGTTCCACGCCGACATCGCGCGCGACTGCATCGACAGCGGCGTGGACGTGCTGGTCGAGAAGCCCTTCGTTGACGACCCCGCGGTCGGGCGCGAACTGATAGCGCGGGCCGACGACGCGGACGTGACGATTCAGGTCGGCCACGTCGAGCGGTTCAACCCTGCGATTCGGACGCTGTCAGACATCGTGGCCGACCTCGACGTTATCGCAGTCGAGGCCGAGCGCCTCGGGCCGCCGCCCGAGGGCAGACAGATAGACGAGAGCGCGGTGCTTGACCTGATGATTCACGACATCGACGTAGTGTTGGCGATGCTCGGCGAGGACCCCGAGAGCGTCACCGCCCACGGCGTCCGGAACAACCAGTACGCGACGGCGGACCTGACGTTCGCCGACGGGACCGTCGCCTCGCTCACCGCGAGCAGAGTGACCCAACAGCGCGTCCGGAAACTGGCCATCACGGCAGAGAGCTGTCGGGTCAACGTCGATTACATCGACCGGTCGATAGAGATACACCGCCACTCGCTGCCGGAGTACATCGAGGACAACGGCGACGTGCGCTACCGCCACGAGAGTATCGTGGAGCGCCCGACCGTCGAGAGCGGCGAACCGCTCAAAAACGAGTTGGAGGCGTTCGTCTCGGCGGCCACCGGCGACGCCGACCCGGTGGTCTCGGGCGAGGACGGTCTCAAGGTCCTCGAAGTCGCGCGCGAGATTCACGAGTCGGCCGCCGACGAGCGCCCCGAAACGGAGGTGAGCGTCCGGTGA
- a CDS encoding DegT/DnrJ/EryC1/StrS family aminotransferase: MIPIADPEMGEREIERVREVMESGRIADGPEVRAFEEEFAEFCGTDRGVATSNGTTALHTAFEALGIGPGDKVVTTPFSFVASANAIRLAGAEPVFADIDPETYNLDPVAVEEVVRREADVAAILPVHLYGLPAEMDHLLDIADDHDLAVIEDAAQAHGAAFRDQRVGSLGDAACFSLYPTKNMTTGEGGVVTTDRDDVAERAESFVNHGRPPEGGYEHVSVGHNFRLTSIAAAIGRVQLDRLPDYNEARRANAAYLTDSLVDADVTTPTEPADRTHVYHQYTIRTDDRDGLAAHLDEVGIGTGVYYPTPIHEQPAYDDVIHDAPVAERAAERTLSLPIHPNVSERDLRTIVSAIREYDR, from the coding sequence ATGATTCCCATCGCCGACCCCGAGATGGGCGAACGTGAAATCGAGCGCGTGCGCGAGGTCATGGAGTCGGGGCGCATCGCCGACGGCCCGGAGGTTCGCGCCTTCGAAGAGGAGTTCGCTGAGTTCTGCGGGACCGACCGCGGCGTCGCCACGAGCAACGGGACGACGGCGCTCCACACCGCCTTCGAGGCGCTCGGTATCGGGCCGGGCGACAAGGTGGTGACGACGCCGTTCTCGTTCGTCGCCAGCGCGAACGCGATTCGACTCGCGGGCGCAGAGCCGGTCTTCGCGGACATCGACCCCGAGACGTACAACCTCGACCCCGTGGCCGTCGAGGAAGTCGTCCGGCGCGAGGCCGACGTGGCCGCCATCCTACCGGTCCATCTCTACGGTCTCCCCGCGGAGATGGACCACCTGCTCGATATCGCCGACGACCACGACCTCGCGGTTATCGAGGACGCCGCGCAGGCCCACGGCGCGGCGTTCCGAGACCAGCGCGTCGGGTCGCTGGGCGACGCGGCCTGCTTCTCGCTGTATCCGACCAAGAACATGACCACGGGCGAGGGCGGGGTCGTGACGACCGACCGCGACGACGTGGCCGAGCGCGCCGAGAGCTTCGTCAACCACGGCCGCCCGCCGGAGGGCGGGTACGAACACGTCAGCGTCGGCCACAACTTCCGGCTGACCTCCATCGCGGCGGCCATCGGCCGGGTGCAGTTGGACCGTTTGCCGGACTACAACGAGGCCCGGCGGGCGAACGCGGCCTACCTCACCGACTCGCTGGTTGACGCCGACGTGACGACACCGACCGAACCCGCCGACCGAACCCACGTCTACCACCAGTACACGATTCGGACCGACGACAGGGACGGACTGGCCGCCCACCTTGATGAGGTGGGCATCGGCACGGGCGTCTACTACCCGACGCCGATTCACGAACAGCCAGCTTACGACGACGTGATTCACGACGCACCGGTCGCCGAGCGGGCGGCCGAGCGAACCCTGTCGCTCCCGATTCACCCGAACGTCTCCGAACGAGACCTCAGAACCATCGTCTCCGCAATCAGAGAGTATGACCGATAG
- a CDS encoding DUF7344 domain-containing protein, which yields MSRADGLSQDEVFEVLKSPRRRYALYYLRREGGETELSDLTEQVAAWENETTPAALSTEQRKRVYISLYQTHLPKLDEANIVEYDRDEGVVRLGDRASDLDIYLGDVSREEFPWDRYYLGLVGASSLLVAAVWLNVYPFGLIPGLVLATLILAVFGVSAVIHYFEYRHGGEVGTPPELHHINGQEN from the coding sequence ATGTCCCGCGCTGACGGACTCTCTCAGGACGAGGTCTTCGAGGTGCTGAAGAGTCCTCGACGCCGGTACGCCCTCTACTATCTCCGGCGGGAGGGCGGCGAGACCGAACTCTCGGACCTGACCGAGCAGGTCGCGGCGTGGGAGAACGAGACGACGCCCGCGGCGCTCTCGACCGAACAGCGAAAGCGCGTCTACATCTCGCTGTATCAGACCCACCTCCCGAAACTTGACGAGGCGAACATCGTCGAGTACGACCGCGACGAGGGCGTCGTCCGCCTCGGCGACCGGGCCTCGGACCTCGACATCTATCTGGGCGACGTTTCCCGCGAGGAGTTCCCGTGGGACAGATACTACCTCGGACTGGTCGGGGCCAGTTCGCTGTTGGTCGCGGCGGTGTGGCTGAACGTCTACCCCTTCGGGCTGATTCCGGGACTCGTGTTGGCGACGCTCATTCTCGCGGTGTTCGGTGTCTCGGCGGTCATCCACTACTTCGAGTACAGGCACGGCGGCGAGGTCGGCACGCCGCCCGAACTCCACCACATCAACGGACAGGAAAACTGA
- a CDS encoding DUF1616 domain-containing protein yields the protein MSHETPADAWVERLVRPALAADLLAVVGYVAVAVVALSQSGVYGTPLAAALGLPLLFFAPGYALVSALFPGATPDDARSDATPDDAGQHGLSGTERAALGFGVSLALLPLVGVAVSLSPWQLAPATVLLAVALVTVAFAVVAAGRRVRRPADRRFSLPLGVWLDDARRAFSTGPLSERALNVGLVVGVALAVSAMGYAIAAPGPGQSYTEVALLSQNETGELVAEDYPETIEQGQSRPLVVELTNREGERTDYSVVVELQRVRKGDGGRAKVVEQRQLTTFSPTVAAGETWRTTHEVAPTMTGEDLRLIYLVYEGDPPRDPTAENAYRRAHIWTNVTE from the coding sequence ATGAGTCACGAAACGCCCGCCGACGCGTGGGTCGAGCGCCTCGTGCGCCCCGCGCTCGCGGCCGACCTCCTCGCGGTCGTCGGCTACGTCGCTGTCGCGGTCGTCGCCCTCTCCCAGTCCGGCGTCTACGGGACGCCGCTAGCGGCCGCGCTCGGGCTTCCGCTCCTGTTTTTCGCGCCGGGCTACGCACTCGTCTCGGCGCTGTTCCCCGGCGCGACGCCCGACGACGCCCGGAGTGACGCGACGCCCGACGACGCGGGCCAGCACGGTCTCTCGGGCACCGAGCGCGCCGCGCTCGGGTTCGGCGTCAGCCTCGCACTGCTCCCGCTGGTTGGGGTCGCGGTCTCGCTCTCGCCGTGGCAACTCGCGCCCGCGACCGTCCTGCTCGCGGTGGCGCTCGTGACCGTCGCGTTCGCGGTCGTCGCCGCGGGTCGGCGAGTTCGCCGACCCGCGGACCGCCGGTTCTCGCTCCCTCTCGGGGTGTGGCTCGACGACGCGCGCCGGGCGTTCTCGACCGGCCCGCTCTCCGAGCGCGCGCTGAACGTCGGTCTCGTCGTCGGCGTCGCGCTGGCGGTCAGTGCAATGGGCTACGCCATCGCGGCGCCCGGTCCCGGCCAGAGCTACACCGAGGTCGCCCTGCTCTCGCAGAACGAGACCGGCGAACTCGTCGCCGAGGACTACCCGGAGACGATAGAGCAGGGCCAGAGCCGACCGCTAGTCGTGGAGTTGACCAACCGCGAGGGCGAGCGGACCGACTACTCGGTGGTGGTCGAACTCCAGCGCGTCCGAAAGGGCGACGGCGGGCGCGCGAAGGTGGTCGAACAGCGCCAGCTGACCACTTTCTCCCCGACCGTGGCGGCGGGCGAGACGTGGCGGACAACCCACGAGGTCGCGCCGACGATGACCGGCGAGGACCTGCGACTAATCTATCTCGTCTACGAGGGCGACCCGCCGCGGGACCCGACCGCGGAGAACGCCTATCGGCGCGCCCACATCTGGACAAACGTGACCGAATGA